A stretch of the Cottoperca gobio chromosome 2, fCotGob3.1, whole genome shotgun sequence genome encodes the following:
- the LOC115017570 gene encoding histone deacetylase 4-like isoform X5, which yields MVDINSALPLRLPPAAIPMDLRVDHHHHHQHQQQVSSLSPPGQQSSGPGSLGGTGQAGGVGSSVREQQLQQELLTLKQKQQIQRQILIAEFQRQHEQLSRQHEAQLQEHIKQQQELLALKHQQELLEHQRKMENHRLEQELEKQQREQKLLLLKNKERGQESAVASTEVKMRLQEFVLNKKKALAQRSLNQGGLHNDAPYWYRKTQHSSLDQSSPPQTGVSTYNHPVLGVYNPRDDFPLRKTASEPNLKLRSRLKQKVSERRSSPLLRRRDSPITTAKKRSLDMADSACSSAPGSGPSSPNNSSNNIPNENGISLSVSNNTEASLAQRLCSGADRGSVNQLSLYTSPSLPNITLGLPATATAASNMTSAQQDGGLQPALSLSPPFLSASHLSSYLSEAGAHSPLLQHMVLMEQSPAQSPLVTGVSGLSMLPAASMAKLQRQHRPLGRTQSAPLPQGSAAQAHAQALALQQLVVQQQHQQFLEKHKQQFQQQQLHLNKMMTKPSESPVGRQHQSHPEETEEELREHQDGGALPPGVTIKQEPPDPQELQEEALQQHRERQADQELLFRQVEDGEQALLLEQQRIHQLRNYQASMEAAGLSISFPGHRPLSRAQSSPASASSFPISVPATDPPVKPRFTTGLVYDSLMQKHQCMCGNTNSHPEHAGRIQSIWSRLQETGLRAQCECIRGRKATLEELQTVHSEAHVLLYGTNPLRQKLDCSITPMFVRLPCGGVGVDSDTIWNEVHSSSAARLAVGSVVELVFKVATGELKNGFAVVRPPGHHAEESTPMGFCYFNSVAIAAKLLQQRLNVTKILIVDWDVHHGNGTQQAFYDDPNVLYLSIHRYDDGNFFPGSGAPDEVGSGPGVGFNVNVAFTGGLDPPMGDVEYLAAFRSVVMPIANEFAPDIVLVSSGFDAVEGHPPPLGGYILTSKCFGYLTRQLMTLAGGRVVLALEGGHDLTAICDASEACVAALLSQELDPLPKAILEQRPNPNAVHSLEKVLETHSKYWRSVHCYSPLLGLSLLEAKRGDSEEAETVSAMASLSVANAMDQRPEEEPMEEEEPL from the exons ATGG TGGACATCAACTCGGCGCTTCCCCTGCGTCTCCCTCCAGCCGCCATCCCCATGGACCTGCGCGtggaccaccaccaccaccaccagcaccagcagcaggtgTCGTCGCTGTCGCCGCCCGGTCAGCAGTCGTCCGGCCCGGGGTCGCTGGGAGGAACGGGCCAGGCCGGCGGCGTGGGGTCCTCGGTGCgcgagcagcagctgcagcaggagctgCTGACCCtgaagcagaagcagcagatcCAGCGGCAGATCCTCATCGCCGAGTTCCAGCGGCAGCATGAGCAGCTGTCGCGCCAGCACGAGGCCCAGCTCCAGGAGCACATTAAG CAGCAGCAAGAGCTTCTGGCGTTGAAGCACcagcaggagctgctggagcacCAGAGGAAGATGGAGAACCACCGTCtggagcaggagctggagaaacAGCAGCGGGAGcagaaactgctgctgctgaagaacaaGGAGAGGGGACAAGAGA GTGCAGTGGCAAGTACTGAGGTGAAGATGCGGCTCCAGGAGTTTGTCCTGAACAAGAAGAAGGCCCTGGCCCAGCGGAGCCTCAACCAAGGAGGCCTCCACAATGATGCTCCCTACTGGTACCG aAAAACTCAACACAGCTCTCTGGACCAGAGTTCGCCTCCACAGACTGGTGTGTCCACCTATAACCACCCTGTGCTGGGCGTCTACAACCCCCGGGATGACTTCCCACTGCGAAAGACTG CCTCGGAGCCCAACCTGAAGCTGCGCTCCAGGCTGAAGCAGAAGGTGAGCGAGCGGAGGAGCAGTCCGCTGCTGCGGCGCCGTGACAGCCCCATCACCACCGCCAAGAAGCGCTCACTCGACATGGCAG ACTCAGCGTGCAGCAGCGCCCCCGGCTCAGGCCCAAGCTCTCCGAATAACAGCTCCAACAACATCCCCAATGAGAACGGcatcagtctgtcagtctccaACAACActgag GCGTCTCTGGCCCAGAGGCTGTGCAGCGGTGCTGATCGGGGCTCCGTTAACCAGCTGTCCCTCTACACTTCACCATCCTTACCCAACATCACCCTGGGGCTGCCCGCCACCGCCACTGCCGCCTCCAAT ATGACCTCGGCCCAACAGGACGGCGGTCTGCAGCCGGCCCTCTCCCTCagccctcccttcctctccgcCAGCCACTTGTCGTCCTACCTGTCCGAGGCGGGAGCGCACAGTCCGCTGCTTCAACACATGGTGCTCATGGAGCAGAGCCCGGCACAGAGCCCCCTGGTGACAG GTGTAAGCGGCCTGTCTATGTTGCCAGCAGCATCCATGGCCAAGCTGCAGCGCCAGCACCGGCCACTGGGGCGGACCCAGTCGGCCCCTCTGCCTCAGGGGAGCGCAGCGCAGGCTCACGCCCAAGCCCTggccctgcagcagctggtcgtccagcagcagcaccagcagttCCTGGAGAAGCACAAGCAGcagtttcagcagcagcagctccacctCAACAAG ATGATGACCAAGCCCAGCGAGTCACCCGTGGGCCGACAGCACCAGAGCCACCcggaggagacggaggaggagctgagggagcACCAGGACGGAGGAGCTCTGCCGCCGGGCGTCACCATCAAGCAGGAGCCGCCCGACccgcaggagctgcaggaggaggcgcTGCAGCAGCACCGGGAAAGGCAGGCGGACCAGGAGCTGCTCTTCAGACAGGTAGAGGACGGAGAG caggcCCTGTTGTTGGAGCAGCAGCGGATTCATCAGCTGAGAAACTATCAGGCCTCCATGGAGGCTGCCGGCCTGTCCATCTCCTTCCCAGGACACCGGCCCCTGTCCAGGGCTCAGTCGTCTCCGGCCTCAGCCTCCTCCTTCCCAATCAGCGTCCCGGCCACCGATCCTCCCGTCAAACCTCGCTTCACCACAG gcCTGGTGTACGACTCCCTAATGCAGAAGCACCAGTGTATGTGTGGAAACACCAACAGTCACCCGGAGCACGCGGGCCGCATTCAGAGCATTTGGTCCCGGCTGCAGGAGACCGGACTCAGAGCGCAGTGTGAG tgcATCCGTGGGAGGAAGGCCACTCTGGAAGAGCTGCAGACGGTTCACTCTGAAGCCCACGTCCTGCTGTACGGGACCAACCCTCTCCGACAGAAACTTGATT GTTCAATCACTCCCATGTTTGTACGGCTACCGTGTGGAGGTGTGGGG gtggACAGTGACACCATTTGGAACGAGGTCCACTCCTCCAGCGCGGCTCGTCTCGCCGTGGGCTCCGTGGTGGAGCTGGTTTTCAAAGTAGCTACTGGAGAGCTGAAG aACGGTTTCGCTGTGGTCCGCCCTCCTGGACACCACGCAGAGGAGAGCACTCCCAT GGGTTTCTGCTACTTCAACTCTGTGGCCATCGCAGCCAAACTGCTGCAGCAGAGACTCAACGTCACCAAGATCCTCATCGTGGACTGG GACGTTCACCATGGCAACGGCACCCAGCAAGCGTTCTACGATGACCCCAATGTCCTTTACCTGTCCATCCATCGCTACGACGACGGCAACTTCTTCCCTGGAAGTGGAGCACCtgacgag GTGGGCAGTGGCCCCGGCGTCGGGTTCAACGTCAACGTTGCCTTCACTGGAGGCCTGGATCCACCCATGGGAGATGTGGAGTACCTCGCTGCGTTCAG GTCAGTGGTGATGCCCATAGCCAATGAGTTTGCCCCGGACATCGTCCTGGTCTCCTCGGGCTTCGACGCTGTGGAGGGACACCCTCCACCACTGGGCGGCTACATTTTGACATCCAAGT GTTTCGGCTATCTGACCCGGCAGCTGATGACCCTCGCTGGAGGCCGGGTGGTCCTGGCTCTGGAGGGGGGTCACGACCTCACCGCCATCTGCGACGCCTCCGAGGCCTGCGTGGCCGCCCTGCTAAGCCAGGAG CTCGACCCGCTGCCAAAAGCCATCCTGGAGCAGAGGCCCAACCCCAACGCTGTTCACTCTCTGGAGAAAGTTTTAGAGACTCACA GTAAGTACTGGCGCTCGGTGCATTGCTACTCACCGCTGCTGGGACTTTCCCTGCTGGAGGCCAAACGAGGAGACTCAGAGGAGGCGGAAACCGTCAGTGCCATGGCCTCGCTGTCTGTGGCCAACGCCATGGATCAAAG
- the LOC115017570 gene encoding histone deacetylase 4-like isoform X4 gives MTSHSHHEGILGKEQPLEVLKTSALNHIPTVDINSALPLRLPPAAIPMDLRVDHHHHHQHQQQVSSLSPPGQQSSGPGSLGGTGQAGGVGSSVREQQLQQELLTLKQKQQIQRQILIAEFQRQHEQLSRQHEAQLQEHIKQQQELLALKHQQELLEHQRKMENHRLEQELEKQQREQKLLLLKNKERGQESAVASTEVKMRLQEFVLNKKKALAQRSLNQGGLHNDAPYWYRKTQHSSLDQSSPPQTGVSTYNHPVLGVYNPRDDFPLRKTASEPNLKLRSRLKQKVSERRSSPLLRRRDSPITTAKKRSLDMADSACSSAPGSGPSSPNNSSNNIPNENGISLSVSNNTEASLAQRLCSGADRGSVNQLSLYTSPSLPNITLGLPATATAASNMTSAQQDGGLQPALSLSPPFLSASHLSSYLSEAGAHSPLLQHMVLMEQSPAQSPLVTGVSGLSMLPAASMAKLQRQHRPLGRTQSAPLPQGSAAQAHAQALALQQLVVQQQHQQFLEKHKQQFQQQQLHLNKMMTKPSESPVGRQHQSHPEETEEELREHQDGGALPPGVTIKQEPPDPQELQEEALQQHRERQADQELLFRQALLLEQQRIHQLRNYQASMEAAGLSISFPGHRPLSRAQSSPASASSFPISVPATDPPVKPRFTTGLVYDSLMQKHQCMCGNTNSHPEHAGRIQSIWSRLQETGLRAQCECIRGRKATLEELQTVHSEAHVLLYGTNPLRQKLDCSITPMFVRLPCGGVGVDSDTIWNEVHSSSAARLAVGSVVELVFKVATGELKNGFAVVRPPGHHAEESTPMGFCYFNSVAIAAKLLQQRLNVTKILIVDWDVHHGNGTQQAFYDDPNVLYLSIHRYDDGNFFPGSGAPDEVGSGPGVGFNVNVAFTGGLDPPMGDVEYLAAFRSVVMPIANEFAPDIVLVSSGFDAVEGHPPPLGGYILTSKCFGYLTRQLMTLAGGRVVLALEGGHDLTAICDASEACVAALLSQELDPLPKAILEQRPNPNAVHSLEKVLETHSKYWRSVHCYSPLLGLSLLEAKRGDSEEAETVSAMASLSVANAMDQRPEEEPMEEEEPL, from the exons TGGACATCAACTCGGCGCTTCCCCTGCGTCTCCCTCCAGCCGCCATCCCCATGGACCTGCGCGtggaccaccaccaccaccaccagcaccagcagcaggtgTCGTCGCTGTCGCCGCCCGGTCAGCAGTCGTCCGGCCCGGGGTCGCTGGGAGGAACGGGCCAGGCCGGCGGCGTGGGGTCCTCGGTGCgcgagcagcagctgcagcaggagctgCTGACCCtgaagcagaagcagcagatcCAGCGGCAGATCCTCATCGCCGAGTTCCAGCGGCAGCATGAGCAGCTGTCGCGCCAGCACGAGGCCCAGCTCCAGGAGCACATTAAG CAGCAGCAAGAGCTTCTGGCGTTGAAGCACcagcaggagctgctggagcacCAGAGGAAGATGGAGAACCACCGTCtggagcaggagctggagaaacAGCAGCGGGAGcagaaactgctgctgctgaagaacaaGGAGAGGGGACAAGAGA GTGCAGTGGCAAGTACTGAGGTGAAGATGCGGCTCCAGGAGTTTGTCCTGAACAAGAAGAAGGCCCTGGCCCAGCGGAGCCTCAACCAAGGAGGCCTCCACAATGATGCTCCCTACTGGTACCG aAAAACTCAACACAGCTCTCTGGACCAGAGTTCGCCTCCACAGACTGGTGTGTCCACCTATAACCACCCTGTGCTGGGCGTCTACAACCCCCGGGATGACTTCCCACTGCGAAAGACTG CCTCGGAGCCCAACCTGAAGCTGCGCTCCAGGCTGAAGCAGAAGGTGAGCGAGCGGAGGAGCAGTCCGCTGCTGCGGCGCCGTGACAGCCCCATCACCACCGCCAAGAAGCGCTCACTCGACATGGCAG ACTCAGCGTGCAGCAGCGCCCCCGGCTCAGGCCCAAGCTCTCCGAATAACAGCTCCAACAACATCCCCAATGAGAACGGcatcagtctgtcagtctccaACAACActgag GCGTCTCTGGCCCAGAGGCTGTGCAGCGGTGCTGATCGGGGCTCCGTTAACCAGCTGTCCCTCTACACTTCACCATCCTTACCCAACATCACCCTGGGGCTGCCCGCCACCGCCACTGCCGCCTCCAAT ATGACCTCGGCCCAACAGGACGGCGGTCTGCAGCCGGCCCTCTCCCTCagccctcccttcctctccgcCAGCCACTTGTCGTCCTACCTGTCCGAGGCGGGAGCGCACAGTCCGCTGCTTCAACACATGGTGCTCATGGAGCAGAGCCCGGCACAGAGCCCCCTGGTGACAG GTGTAAGCGGCCTGTCTATGTTGCCAGCAGCATCCATGGCCAAGCTGCAGCGCCAGCACCGGCCACTGGGGCGGACCCAGTCGGCCCCTCTGCCTCAGGGGAGCGCAGCGCAGGCTCACGCCCAAGCCCTggccctgcagcagctggtcgtccagcagcagcaccagcagttCCTGGAGAAGCACAAGCAGcagtttcagcagcagcagctccacctCAACAAG ATGATGACCAAGCCCAGCGAGTCACCCGTGGGCCGACAGCACCAGAGCCACCcggaggagacggaggaggagctgagggagcACCAGGACGGAGGAGCTCTGCCGCCGGGCGTCACCATCAAGCAGGAGCCGCCCGACccgcaggagctgcaggaggaggcgcTGCAGCAGCACCGGGAAAGGCAGGCGGACCAGGAGCTGCTCTTCAGACAG gcCCTGTTGTTGGAGCAGCAGCGGATTCATCAGCTGAGAAACTATCAGGCCTCCATGGAGGCTGCCGGCCTGTCCATCTCCTTCCCAGGACACCGGCCCCTGTCCAGGGCTCAGTCGTCTCCGGCCTCAGCCTCCTCCTTCCCAATCAGCGTCCCGGCCACCGATCCTCCCGTCAAACCTCGCTTCACCACAG gcCTGGTGTACGACTCCCTAATGCAGAAGCACCAGTGTATGTGTGGAAACACCAACAGTCACCCGGAGCACGCGGGCCGCATTCAGAGCATTTGGTCCCGGCTGCAGGAGACCGGACTCAGAGCGCAGTGTGAG tgcATCCGTGGGAGGAAGGCCACTCTGGAAGAGCTGCAGACGGTTCACTCTGAAGCCCACGTCCTGCTGTACGGGACCAACCCTCTCCGACAGAAACTTGATT GTTCAATCACTCCCATGTTTGTACGGCTACCGTGTGGAGGTGTGGGG gtggACAGTGACACCATTTGGAACGAGGTCCACTCCTCCAGCGCGGCTCGTCTCGCCGTGGGCTCCGTGGTGGAGCTGGTTTTCAAAGTAGCTACTGGAGAGCTGAAG aACGGTTTCGCTGTGGTCCGCCCTCCTGGACACCACGCAGAGGAGAGCACTCCCAT GGGTTTCTGCTACTTCAACTCTGTGGCCATCGCAGCCAAACTGCTGCAGCAGAGACTCAACGTCACCAAGATCCTCATCGTGGACTGG GACGTTCACCATGGCAACGGCACCCAGCAAGCGTTCTACGATGACCCCAATGTCCTTTACCTGTCCATCCATCGCTACGACGACGGCAACTTCTTCCCTGGAAGTGGAGCACCtgacgag GTGGGCAGTGGCCCCGGCGTCGGGTTCAACGTCAACGTTGCCTTCACTGGAGGCCTGGATCCACCCATGGGAGATGTGGAGTACCTCGCTGCGTTCAG GTCAGTGGTGATGCCCATAGCCAATGAGTTTGCCCCGGACATCGTCCTGGTCTCCTCGGGCTTCGACGCTGTGGAGGGACACCCTCCACCACTGGGCGGCTACATTTTGACATCCAAGT GTTTCGGCTATCTGACCCGGCAGCTGATGACCCTCGCTGGAGGCCGGGTGGTCCTGGCTCTGGAGGGGGGTCACGACCTCACCGCCATCTGCGACGCCTCCGAGGCCTGCGTGGCCGCCCTGCTAAGCCAGGAG CTCGACCCGCTGCCAAAAGCCATCCTGGAGCAGAGGCCCAACCCCAACGCTGTTCACTCTCTGGAGAAAGTTTTAGAGACTCACA GTAAGTACTGGCGCTCGGTGCATTGCTACTCACCGCTGCTGGGACTTTCCCTGCTGGAGGCCAAACGAGGAGACTCAGAGGAGGCGGAAACCGTCAGTGCCATGGCCTCGCTGTCTGTGGCCAACGCCATGGATCAAAG
- the LOC115017570 gene encoding histone deacetylase 4-like isoform X3 — translation MTSHSHHEGILGKEQPLEVLKTSALNHIPTVDINSALPLRLPPAAIPMDLRVDHHHHHQHQQQVSSLSPPGQQSSGPGSLGGTGQAGGVGSSVREQQLQQELLTLKQKQQIQRQILIAEFQRQHEQLSRQHEAQLQEHIKQQQELLALKHQQELLEHQRKMENHRLEQELEKQQREQKLLLLKNKERGQESAVASTEVKMRLQEFVLNKKKALAQRSLNQGGLHNDAPYWYRKTQHSSLDQSSPPQTGVSTYNHPVLGVYNPRDDFPLRKTASEPNLKLRSRLKQKVSERRSSPLLRRRDSPITTAKKRSLDMADSACSSAPGSGPSSPNNSSNNIPNENGISLSVSNNTEASLAQRLCSGADRGSVNQLSLYTSPSLPNITLGLPATATAASNMTSAQQDGGLQPALSLSPPFLSASHLSSYLSEAGAHSPLLQHMVLMEQSPAQSPLVTGVSGLSMLPAASMAKLQRQHRPLGRTQSAPLPQGSAAQAHAQALALQQLVVQQQHQQFLEKHKQQFQQQQLHLNKMMTKPSESPVGRQHQSHPEETEEELREHQDGGALPPGVTIKQEPPDPQELQEEALQQHRERQADQELLFRQQALLLEQQRIHQLRNYQASMEAAGLSISFPGHRPLSRAQSSPASASSFPISVPATDPPVKPRFTTGLVYDSLMQKHQCMCGNTNSHPEHAGRIQSIWSRLQETGLRAQCECIRGRKATLEELQTVHSEAHVLLYGTNPLRQKLDCSITPMFVRLPCGGVGVDSDTIWNEVHSSSAARLAVGSVVELVFKVATGELKNGFAVVRPPGHHAEESTPMGFCYFNSVAIAAKLLQQRLNVTKILIVDWDVHHGNGTQQAFYDDPNVLYLSIHRYDDGNFFPGSGAPDEVGSGPGVGFNVNVAFTGGLDPPMGDVEYLAAFRSVVMPIANEFAPDIVLVSSGFDAVEGHPPPLGGYILTSKCFGYLTRQLMTLAGGRVVLALEGGHDLTAICDASEACVAALLSQELDPLPKAILEQRPNPNAVHSLEKVLETHSKYWRSVHCYSPLLGLSLLEAKRGDSEEAETVSAMASLSVANAMDQRPEEEPMEEEEPL, via the exons TGGACATCAACTCGGCGCTTCCCCTGCGTCTCCCTCCAGCCGCCATCCCCATGGACCTGCGCGtggaccaccaccaccaccaccagcaccagcagcaggtgTCGTCGCTGTCGCCGCCCGGTCAGCAGTCGTCCGGCCCGGGGTCGCTGGGAGGAACGGGCCAGGCCGGCGGCGTGGGGTCCTCGGTGCgcgagcagcagctgcagcaggagctgCTGACCCtgaagcagaagcagcagatcCAGCGGCAGATCCTCATCGCCGAGTTCCAGCGGCAGCATGAGCAGCTGTCGCGCCAGCACGAGGCCCAGCTCCAGGAGCACATTAAG CAGCAGCAAGAGCTTCTGGCGTTGAAGCACcagcaggagctgctggagcacCAGAGGAAGATGGAGAACCACCGTCtggagcaggagctggagaaacAGCAGCGGGAGcagaaactgctgctgctgaagaacaaGGAGAGGGGACAAGAGA GTGCAGTGGCAAGTACTGAGGTGAAGATGCGGCTCCAGGAGTTTGTCCTGAACAAGAAGAAGGCCCTGGCCCAGCGGAGCCTCAACCAAGGAGGCCTCCACAATGATGCTCCCTACTGGTACCG aAAAACTCAACACAGCTCTCTGGACCAGAGTTCGCCTCCACAGACTGGTGTGTCCACCTATAACCACCCTGTGCTGGGCGTCTACAACCCCCGGGATGACTTCCCACTGCGAAAGACTG CCTCGGAGCCCAACCTGAAGCTGCGCTCCAGGCTGAAGCAGAAGGTGAGCGAGCGGAGGAGCAGTCCGCTGCTGCGGCGCCGTGACAGCCCCATCACCACCGCCAAGAAGCGCTCACTCGACATGGCAG ACTCAGCGTGCAGCAGCGCCCCCGGCTCAGGCCCAAGCTCTCCGAATAACAGCTCCAACAACATCCCCAATGAGAACGGcatcagtctgtcagtctccaACAACActgag GCGTCTCTGGCCCAGAGGCTGTGCAGCGGTGCTGATCGGGGCTCCGTTAACCAGCTGTCCCTCTACACTTCACCATCCTTACCCAACATCACCCTGGGGCTGCCCGCCACCGCCACTGCCGCCTCCAAT ATGACCTCGGCCCAACAGGACGGCGGTCTGCAGCCGGCCCTCTCCCTCagccctcccttcctctccgcCAGCCACTTGTCGTCCTACCTGTCCGAGGCGGGAGCGCACAGTCCGCTGCTTCAACACATGGTGCTCATGGAGCAGAGCCCGGCACAGAGCCCCCTGGTGACAG GTGTAAGCGGCCTGTCTATGTTGCCAGCAGCATCCATGGCCAAGCTGCAGCGCCAGCACCGGCCACTGGGGCGGACCCAGTCGGCCCCTCTGCCTCAGGGGAGCGCAGCGCAGGCTCACGCCCAAGCCCTggccctgcagcagctggtcgtccagcagcagcaccagcagttCCTGGAGAAGCACAAGCAGcagtttcagcagcagcagctccacctCAACAAG ATGATGACCAAGCCCAGCGAGTCACCCGTGGGCCGACAGCACCAGAGCCACCcggaggagacggaggaggagctgagggagcACCAGGACGGAGGAGCTCTGCCGCCGGGCGTCACCATCAAGCAGGAGCCGCCCGACccgcaggagctgcaggaggaggcgcTGCAGCAGCACCGGGAAAGGCAGGCGGACCAGGAGCTGCTCTTCAGACAG caggcCCTGTTGTTGGAGCAGCAGCGGATTCATCAGCTGAGAAACTATCAGGCCTCCATGGAGGCTGCCGGCCTGTCCATCTCCTTCCCAGGACACCGGCCCCTGTCCAGGGCTCAGTCGTCTCCGGCCTCAGCCTCCTCCTTCCCAATCAGCGTCCCGGCCACCGATCCTCCCGTCAAACCTCGCTTCACCACAG gcCTGGTGTACGACTCCCTAATGCAGAAGCACCAGTGTATGTGTGGAAACACCAACAGTCACCCGGAGCACGCGGGCCGCATTCAGAGCATTTGGTCCCGGCTGCAGGAGACCGGACTCAGAGCGCAGTGTGAG tgcATCCGTGGGAGGAAGGCCACTCTGGAAGAGCTGCAGACGGTTCACTCTGAAGCCCACGTCCTGCTGTACGGGACCAACCCTCTCCGACAGAAACTTGATT GTTCAATCACTCCCATGTTTGTACGGCTACCGTGTGGAGGTGTGGGG gtggACAGTGACACCATTTGGAACGAGGTCCACTCCTCCAGCGCGGCTCGTCTCGCCGTGGGCTCCGTGGTGGAGCTGGTTTTCAAAGTAGCTACTGGAGAGCTGAAG aACGGTTTCGCTGTGGTCCGCCCTCCTGGACACCACGCAGAGGAGAGCACTCCCAT GGGTTTCTGCTACTTCAACTCTGTGGCCATCGCAGCCAAACTGCTGCAGCAGAGACTCAACGTCACCAAGATCCTCATCGTGGACTGG GACGTTCACCATGGCAACGGCACCCAGCAAGCGTTCTACGATGACCCCAATGTCCTTTACCTGTCCATCCATCGCTACGACGACGGCAACTTCTTCCCTGGAAGTGGAGCACCtgacgag GTGGGCAGTGGCCCCGGCGTCGGGTTCAACGTCAACGTTGCCTTCACTGGAGGCCTGGATCCACCCATGGGAGATGTGGAGTACCTCGCTGCGTTCAG GTCAGTGGTGATGCCCATAGCCAATGAGTTTGCCCCGGACATCGTCCTGGTCTCCTCGGGCTTCGACGCTGTGGAGGGACACCCTCCACCACTGGGCGGCTACATTTTGACATCCAAGT GTTTCGGCTATCTGACCCGGCAGCTGATGACCCTCGCTGGAGGCCGGGTGGTCCTGGCTCTGGAGGGGGGTCACGACCTCACCGCCATCTGCGACGCCTCCGAGGCCTGCGTGGCCGCCCTGCTAAGCCAGGAG CTCGACCCGCTGCCAAAAGCCATCCTGGAGCAGAGGCCCAACCCCAACGCTGTTCACTCTCTGGAGAAAGTTTTAGAGACTCACA GTAAGTACTGGCGCTCGGTGCATTGCTACTCACCGCTGCTGGGACTTTCCCTGCTGGAGGCCAAACGAGGAGACTCAGAGGAGGCGGAAACCGTCAGTGCCATGGCCTCGCTGTCTGTGGCCAACGCCATGGATCAAAG